A genomic region of Phocoena sinus isolate mPhoSin1 chromosome 18, mPhoSin1.pri, whole genome shotgun sequence contains the following coding sequences:
- the GJA3 gene encoding gap junction alpha-3 protein — MGDWSFLGRLLENAQEHSTVVGKVWLTVLFIFRILVLGAAAEEVWGDEQSDFTCNTQQPGCENVCYDRAFPISHVRFWVLQIIFVSTPTLIYLGHVLHLVRMEEKRKEREEERLKADGPPLGQDRPPVRDDRGKVRLAGALLRTYVFNIIFKTLFEVGFIAGQYFLYGFQLKPLYRCDRWPCPNTVDCFISRPTEKTIFIVFMLAVACVSLLLNMLEIYHLGWKKLKQGMTDPYRPDTPGSSVRAAKPACGRPFLLPSHSNPPALTIGFPPSYAPSASSLGQASAPGYPEPPPPAALPGTPGEGHPAGSPGGHQHLLATAPNWAGREAEQQTSAGKASPPSSAPAAPKPPAGPQQPPPEGGAGSSGDSDGEGAVTAVELHAPPELPADPGRSSKASKSSGGRARASDLAI, encoded by the coding sequence ATGGGCGACTGGAGCTTCCTGGGGAGACTCCTAGAGAACGCCCAGGAGCACTCCACCGTGGTCGGCAAGGTCTGGCTGACCGTGCTGTTCATCTTCAGGATCCTGGTGCTGGGGGCCGCGGCCGAGGAGGTGTGGGGGGACGAGCAGTCGGACTTCACGTGTAACACACAGCAGCCGGGCTGCGAGAACGTGTGCTACGACCGCGCCTTCCCCATCTCGCACGTGCGCTTCTGGGTGCTGCAGATCATCTTCGTGTCCACGCCCACCCTCATCTACCTGGGCCACGTGCTGCACCTGGTGCGcatggaggagaagaggaaggagcgGGAGGAAGAGCGGCTGAAGGCCGACGGCCCGCCCCTCGGACAGGACAGGCCCCCGGTGCGCGACGACCGGGGCAAGGTCCGCCTGGCCGGCGCCCTGCTCCGCACCTACGTCTTCAACATCATCTTCAAGACGCTGTTCGAGGTGGGCTTCATCGCCGGGCAGTACTTCCTGTACGGCTTCCAGCTGAAGCCGCTGTACCGCTGTGACCGGTGGCCCTGCCCGAACACGGTGGACTGCTTCATCTCGCGGCCCACGGAGAAGACCATCTTCATCGTCTTCATGCTGGCCGTGGCCTGCGTGTCCCTCTTGCTCAACATGCTGGAGATCTACCACCTGGGCTGGAAGAAGCTGAAACAGGGCATGACCGACCCTTACCGCCCGGACACTCCCGGCTCCAGCGTGAGGGCCGCAAAGCCTGCGTGTGGGCGCCCCTTCCTGCTGCCCTCCCACTCCAACCCACCCGCCCTCACCATCGGGTTCCCGCCCTCCTACGCGCCCTCGGCCTCTTCCCTGGGGCAGGCGTCGGCCCCAGGCTACCCCGAGCCCCCTCCGCCGGCAGCCCTGCCCGGGACCCCCGGCGAGGGCCACCCGGCCGGCTCCCCCGGCGGCCACCAGCACCTGCTCGCGACGGCGCCGAACTGGGCCGGCCGGGAGGCCGAGCAGCAGACTTCTGCCGGGAAGGCCTCCCCGCCGTCGTCCGCGCCCGCAGCCCCGAAGCCCCCGGCCGGCCCCCAGCAGCCTCCTccggagggcggggcggggagctCGGGCGACAGCGACGGGGAGGGGGCGGTGACTGCCGTGGAGCTGCACGCGCCCCCCGAGCTCCCCGCAGACCCCGGCCGGTCCAGCAAGGCCAGTAAGTCCAGCGGCGGCCGGGCCAGGGCCAGTGACTTGGCCATCTAG
- the LOC116743297 gene encoding translation initiation factor IF-2-like: MREKERLSRPEHRPGGRGKGAAGSQRGGAGATGRSFTQPPRGDRTLRGLLRKKGLGKRAVILEWVPKEGRQGKKARKETRGEDGTEQQAVLGVRAEPEERGGGAEHAQGHVGTERKEETALKTNVSTGKNPGRGLKPPPAAHPGSHRSAELSRSKRVAVSAKASRKCPSPAVRSRCPQTPPDSRGNSQQPALTRRANPVRSSRGQGSGRSAGHRRPVRAARRVRPAPPGLPAPEPSRRPALRPAPGPRATPLASAPPRPAQPRPAAAPSAPPPPPLPGSTPHSTPRARTCPAAGPPACSLRVLGGRARGVECGAPRGAGFRPGCVFRGRCGHVVRGSLNSAASLAQVRQAKFSRGPRDSCGGPGGGRV, translated from the exons ATGAGGGAGAAGGAGCGCCTTTCCAGGCCGGAGCATCGTCCCGGTGGCCGTGGCAAAGGTGCGGCGGGCAGTcagcggggcggggcgggggccacAGGGCGGTCGTTCACTCAGCCACCCCGAGGGGACAGGACCCTGCGAGGGTTGCTCAGAAAGAAGGGCCTTGGGAAGAGGGCGGTGATCTTGGAGTGGGTGCCGAAGGAGGGGCGACAGGGGAAGAAGGCCAGGAAGGAGACACGTGGTGAGGACGGGACAGAGCAGCAAGCAGTGCTCGGTGTTCGCGCAGAGCCAGAGGAGCGCGGGGGCGGGGCAGAGCACGCACAGGGTCACGTGGGAACAGAGCGCAAAGAGGAAACAGCGCTCAAAACAAACGTGTCAAC GGGAAAAAACCCAGGAAGAGGCCTGAAGCCGCCTCCAGCCGCCCACCCAGGAAGCCATCGCTCCGCCGAGCTCTCCAGGAGCAAACGGGTGGCAGTGAGTGCGAAAGCCTCCAGGAAGTGCCCGAGCCCCGCTGTCCGTTCCCGCTGCCCCCAAACGCCCCCAGATTCCCGAGGGAATTCCCAGCAGCCCGCGCTTACCCGCCGCGCCAACCCGGTGCGCTCCTCCCGCGGGCAGGGCTCGGGCCGCTCTGCCGGACACCGCCGTCCCGTGCGCGCGGCTCGACGCGTGCGCCCCGCGCCACCCGGGCTCCCCGCCCCGGAGCCATCCCGGCGCCCCGCGCTGCGCCCCGCGCCCGGGCCCCGCGCCACGCCCCTCGCCTCCGCCCCGCCTCGCCCGGCCCAGCCCCGTCCTGCGGCCGCCCCCAGCGCCCCCCCTCC CCCGCCTCTGCCTGGCTCCACCCCGCACTCCACGCCCCGCGCCCGCACCTGCCCCGCGGCTGGACCTCCCGCCTGCTCGCTGAGGGTGCTAGGCGGGCGGGCGCGGGGCGTGGAGTGCGGGGCGCCGCGCGGGGCCGGGTTCCGCCCGGGGTGCGTGTTCCGCGGCCGCTGCGGCCACGTTGTGCGGGGGTCTCTAAATAGCGCGGCGAGCCTGGCTCAAGTCAGACAAGCTAAATTCAGTCGAGGGCCCCGGGATTCCTGCGGGGGACCAGGGGGCGGCCGCGTCTAG